The sequence GTTCTAAAGAAGAGTGTATAGTCTATCTGCAGTCCCTGCATCATCCCCAATAAGTGTTTGATAAGTTCCAGATCTTCATCTTTCAATACATCCAAACCCAGCTTTTGACCCATCAGCTGAAGGTATCGGTCGGTGTAGAGTTCCGTATACTGTGCCAATGCTTTTTCCAACTTATGGATATGTGCCATCGGTGAGAGCGTATGCATCAGTGCCTGCAGGTTCCACTCCCCTATATTGGGCTGGTTTCCAAAGCTGTAACGTCCGCCCTGGTCTGTATGGTTGCAGATGTACTTAGAATCATAGTCATCCAGAAAGGCGTAGGGACCATAGTCTATGGTTAGACCTGCAATGGACATGTTGTCTGTGTTCATCACACCGTGGTTGAAGCCTACTGCTTGCCACTCTGCCATCAGTCTGGCTGTTCTGGCTACCACCTCTGTGAAAAACTGCAGGTATTTGTTGGGTGCATCTACCAGGTGCGGGTAGCTCTCTGCGATAGCATAGTCAGCCAATGCTTCCAACTCTTCATACCTTTTTTTGTGCGAAAAGTATTCAAAGGTACCAAAACGTATCCATGAGGGAGAGACACGAAGTACGATGGCACCGGTCTCCCATACTTCTCTGTAGACCTTGTGCTCTGAACCTATGAGTGCCAGTGCCCTTGTACTCTCTATACCAAGTCCATGCATCGCTTCGCTCATCAGATACTCTCGAATGGAAGAGCGAAGTACCGCACGGCCGTCTCCTGAACGGGAATAACGTGTCTGACCCGCCCCTTTAAGCTGGAGATGCCACTGTTTGATCGTCCCAATGTTAATGGCCCGTCCGTCTCCCAGACGAGGTACAAAATGGCCGAACTGATGCCCTGCATAACACATCGCGAAAGGATCAGACCCTTCAAGTTGCCAAGCACCATTGACAAATTCGACAAAAGCATCACTGTAGAGCTCTTCGCTGTCTATATCCAACAGTTTTGCCACTTCTTCATTGGCATGTATCAGAAATACATTCTCCAGCGGTGTGGGTTTGACTCTGGTATAGCACTCGTCTGGTAATGCCAAATAGGGATTGGTCAGTTTTATTTCACTCAGTTTCATAGTTAAATTCTACACAGCACGGCTTTGATGCTACTTAAGCCAAATAGGAGTATAATCACACAATTAAATTTGTAAGGAATCACTAATGGGTAGAGCGTTTGAATACCGTAAAGCAGCGAAAATGAAAAGATGGGGAACCATGTCTAGACTTTTCCCTAAATTAGGAAAGATCATCACGATGGCAGCCAAAGAAGGCGGTCAAGACCCTGACATGAACCCTAAACTTCGTACAGCGATTCTCAATGCCAAAGCGCAAAACATGCCTAAAGACAACATCGATGCAGCGATCAAAAGAGCTTCAGCCAAAGATGCTGCAGATATCAAAGAGTTGACGTATGATGTCAAAGCCGTACATGGTGTGCAGATGATCGTAGAGTGTGCGACAGACAACAATACAAGAACGGTTGCCAATGTCAAGGCCATACTTGCCAGAAACGGTGGAGAGATGCTTACATCAGGTTCATTGAACTTCATGTTTACACGTAAATGTGTTTTTGTATTTAACAAAACCGATGATATGGACCTTGAAGAGCTGGAATTGGAACTCATTGACTTTGGTTTAGAAGAGATAGAAGAAGATATAGAGCCTCAAGAGGTAGGTGATGATATCAATATCGTGAGAGTCTATGGTGATTTTACTGCATTTGGCGAACTGAGTAAAGCACTCGAAGATATGAATATAGAGGTCAAAAAAGCGACACTTGAATATATTGCCAATACACCCATAGAGCTCAGTGACGAACAGATGGAAGAAGTCGATGTACTTATCGATAAACTAGAAGAAGATGAAGACGTTCAATCGGTCTTTACGAACATCGCCTAAAAGACAACATAACTCATAGTACTTACAATAGATAATAAGGGGAGAAGCATATCCGTGATAGTGGATATGCTTAGGAGAAGTAGTCTTTCTTAATAAAATGTCATCAAAAGATGTGGTGAATCCTCATCGATATTCCACCCTGCCGTATCAGACTGTGCCATATGATGTGCAGAAGCACTTGATGCTAAACCGATAGCCAGTAGTAATAGTGTGATTAATTTTTTCATAATTGAAATCCTTTCTTTTTTAAAGATGAGGAAGTATAGAATAGAAGTATGAAGAGAGTGTGAAGAGAGATTACATATTTACAATGTCATGATCACAGCATGGTAGGCTGTGATCACTGAAAGAAGAAAAGTTTACTGTTCGTGCTGCTCCACGAACGCCTCATATCCGCCCTCAAAATCGATCATCGTTCCATCTTCATTGAGTTTGATGATGCGGTTTGCAAATGCATCGATGAGTTCCCTATCGTGAGAGACACAGATCACACCGCCCTGGTAGTTATGTAATGCTTCACCTAAAGCAACGATCGCCTCAAGGTCGAGGTGGTTGTTTGGCTCATCCATCACCAGGAAGTTCGAAGCATCCATCATCATTTTAGACATCATGACACGGTGTTTTTCTCCACCCGAACATGCATCTATTTTCTTTTTCTGCTCTTCACCGCTAAAAAGCATACGACCCAGTGTTTTTCTAATATCATCAATGTGCCATTTAGGATCAAACCCTTGTATCCATTGTGGCAACTCTTCATCACCCACGACAAGGTCTGTCGTATTTTGCGGGAAATAACTGGTGGTAATGGTCTGTCCCCATTTAAACGTACCTGCATCAGCTTCACTCTCTCCCATAAGAATTTTAAGGAGTGTGGTTTTCCCTACACCGTTGGTACCAATCAGGGCAATTTTATCCCCTTTGTTGATCTTGAACGTAAGATTTTCAAAAACTTTTTCATCATCATAGCTTTTAGAAAGACCCTCTACTTCCAGTACCTCGTTACCGATCTCCCTGTGTGCCTTGAACATAATCGAAGGATCACGTCTTGAAGAGAGTTTGATCTCGCTGACATCCAGTTTGTCCAGTTGCTTTTGACGGCTTGTCGCCTGTTTCGCTTTAGAGGCATTTGCAGAGAATCTTGCGATGAACTTTTCAAGCTCTTCTTTCTCTTTAAGGGCTTTACCTCTATCTGCTTCTGCCTGTTTGGCGATAAGGTTGGCTGCAATATACCACTCATCGTAATTTCCTGTGAACTCACGGATATTTTGGAAGTCAAGGTCAAGGATATGTGTCACAACACCGTTAAGGAAATGTCTGTCGTGAGAGATCACAAGCAGGGTTCCTTCATGACGTTTCAGTTCATTCTCCAACCAAGTGATCGTATCCATATCCAGGTTGTTCGTAGGCTCATCCAGAAGTAATACATCAGGCTTCAAGAAAAGTACCTGTGCAAGCAGGATCTTGAACTTGTCCCCGCCTGTAAGTGAAGACATAAGCTCATCATGTTGAGATGCAGGAAAACCTAAAGCTTCAAGCAGTTTTTCTATCTTGACATCTGATTCATAGGTAGGGTCTTCGTCTGCACAGATCATTTCAAGTTCAGCCAAACGGTTGTTGACCTCATCACTCTCAAAGTCACCTTCCATATAGAGCTTTTCTTTCTCTTTTTGTGCATCAAAAAGTTTTTTGTTCCCATAGAGTACAGCATCTTTGAGTGTATAGTTTTCAAATGCATACTGGTTTTGACCCAAAACACCCAGTTTGAGTCCAGGCTGAAGCTGCACTTCACCATCACTAGGTTCTATCTCACCCGAAAGAATTTTGAGGAAGGTTGACTTCCCTGCTCCGTTCGCTCCGATCAGGCCATAACGTTTTCCTGCATCCAGAGTGATATTGATCTTATCAAAAAGCACTCTTTTTCCATAGCGCTGTGTTAAATTTACTGTACTAAGCATCTCTCATCCTTGTATATAATTATTGGAATTTTAACATAATGGTCTGAAAGTGTCAGAAAGTATAAGTGAAAGGGGCTTCATGGAAGAAAACCCTTTCGAAATAGAGATCAACCGAGCAGGTCGATAATATTTTCAATAGGACGGCCAATGGCAGCTTTGCCATCCTTGATGACAATAGGTCGCTCTATGAGCTTGGGATTTTCCACCATGGCTTCTATAAGCTTCTCCTCATCTGTCTCATCTTTTAGATTCAACTCTTTATAGATTGCTTCTTTGGTTCTCATCAGTTCCCTGGCAGAGATACCCAGCATGTTAAGCACTTCTTTAAGTTCCTCTTTGCTTGGAGGTGTATCGAGGTACTTCACTACCTCTGCTTCGATGCCTTTTTCTTCTAAAAGTGCAGCTGCGTTTCTTGATTTTGAACATCTTGGGTTATGCCATATGGTTACATTTGCCATAGTATTTTCCTTTGTTATGTAATTTGACCATTTTTTTATCTACACCGGCGATCAGTTTCTTATCCTTACCGATATAGTCTATATTATCAAGCAAGTATCTTATCGCATTGATACGTGCTCTTTTTTTATCGTTGGCATCCACTTCACACCAAGGTGCATGTTTGGTGCCAGTTATTCTGAACATCTTATCACGCAGGATTTCGTAAGTATGATATGCGTTCATGGATTTATAATCGAGTTCAGAGAGTTTCCATCCTTTGAGTGGATTGTTTTCTCTATCTTTAATACGAGCTTTCTGTGTTTCGTGTGAAATATTCAGATAGAATTTGAAAAAGAGTATACCGTCATCTCTCAGCATCTCTTCTACACCGTTCACCTGTCTGTAAAAATGGTCATGCTGTTCTTGTGTACAGAAACCAAACACCTGTTCAATCCCTGCTCTGTTGTACCAGCTTCTGTCAAAAAATACAATCTCACCGGCATTGGGTATCTGTTTTAAGTGACGCTGAAAATACCACTGTCCCAACTCTTTTGAGTTTGGTTTTGGCAGTGCGACCGAACGAGCTTCTCTAGGGTTGAGATAGTTGTTGAACTCTTTTATGGTAGAACTTTTCCCTGCCGTATCCATACCTTCAAAGATCACTAAAAGCCTCTTATTGTTATCGATCACCCATTTTTGCAGTTTGACCAGTTCATGCTGTAGTTTCAAAGACTCTTTTTCGTAAAATTCCCGTTCTATCTTCCCGGACTTCTTGAAAACTTTGGAAGGTTTCTCCTGATACTCAGGAAGTTTTTTTGTGTACCGTATCTTCTGATTAGTCATCTTTATCTCCACCCAACCCTTTAGGGATATGCTTGTTTGTCTGTGCACCCAGTTCTTTGAGCTGTTCCACCTGTCTTACAAGGTTTCCTTTACCATCACTCAATTTGTTTCGTGCCGCAGAGAAACTGTTCTGAATTCCGTCGATCTGCTTGGATATCTTCATCAGATCTTCAGAAAAGCCTACAAACTTGTCATACATGGCACCTGCCCTTCTTGCTATCTCTTGTGCATTCTGATTTTGCCGT is a genomic window of Sulfurovum sp. XGS-02 containing:
- a CDS encoding YebC/PmpR family DNA-binding transcriptional regulator; the encoded protein is MGRAFEYRKAAKMKRWGTMSRLFPKLGKIITMAAKEGGQDPDMNPKLRTAILNAKAQNMPKDNIDAAIKRASAKDAADIKELTYDVKAVHGVQMIVECATDNNTRTVANVKAILARNGGEMLTSGSLNFMFTRKCVFVFNKTDDMDLEELELELIDFGLEEIEEDIEPQEVGDDINIVRVYGDFTAFGELSKALEDMNIEVKKATLEYIANTPIELSDEQMEEVDVLIDKLEEDEDVQSVFTNIA
- the ppk2 gene encoding polyphosphate kinase 2 produces the protein MTNQKIRYTKKLPEYQEKPSKVFKKSGKIEREFYEKESLKLQHELVKLQKWVIDNNKRLLVIFEGMDTAGKSSTIKEFNNYLNPREARSVALPKPNSKELGQWYFQRHLKQIPNAGEIVFFDRSWYNRAGIEQVFGFCTQEQHDHFYRQVNGVEEMLRDDGILFFKFYLNISHETQKARIKDRENNPLKGWKLSELDYKSMNAYHTYEILRDKMFRITGTKHAPWCEVDANDKKRARINAIRYLLDNIDYIGKDKKLIAGVDKKMVKLHNKGKYYGKCNHMA
- the arsC gene encoding arsenate reductase (glutaredoxin) (This arsenate reductase requires both glutathione and glutaredoxin to convert arsenate to arsenite, after which the efflux transporter formed by ArsA and ArsB can extrude the arsenite from the cell, providing resistance.); amino-acid sequence: MANVTIWHNPRCSKSRNAAALLEEKGIEAEVVKYLDTPPSKEELKEVLNMLGISARELMRTKEAIYKELNLKDETDEEKLIEAMVENPKLIERPIVIKDGKAAIGRPIENIIDLLG
- a CDS encoding YdiU family protein, which gives rise to MKLSEIKLTNPYLALPDECYTRVKPTPLENVFLIHANEEVAKLLDIDSEELYSDAFVEFVNGAWQLEGSDPFAMCYAGHQFGHFVPRLGDGRAINIGTIKQWHLQLKGAGQTRYSRSGDGRAVLRSSIREYLMSEAMHGLGIESTRALALIGSEHKVYREVWETGAIVLRVSPSWIRFGTFEYFSHKKRYEELEALADYAIAESYPHLVDAPNKYLQFFTEVVARTARLMAEWQAVGFNHGVMNTDNMSIAGLTIDYGPYAFLDDYDSKYICNHTDQGGRYSFGNQPNIGEWNLQALMHTLSPMAHIHKLEKALAQYTELYTDRYLQLMGQKLGLDVLKDEDLELIKHLLGMMQGLQIDYTLFFRTLSHYEGERSTLLSLGLFHKPMHEWLDSYDERLKANTSTTEERHSAMLQTNPKYVLKNYMLQEAITAAEDGDFSVVDRLFEIAKDPYAERQAHERWAGATPDAFKNQKLSCSS
- a CDS encoding ABC-F family ATP-binding cassette domain-containing protein gives rise to the protein MLSTVNLTQRYGKRVLFDKINITLDAGKRYGLIGANGAGKSTFLKILSGEIEPSDGEVQLQPGLKLGVLGQNQYAFENYTLKDAVLYGNKKLFDAQKEKEKLYMEGDFESDEVNNRLAELEMICADEDPTYESDVKIEKLLEALGFPASQHDELMSSLTGGDKFKILLAQVLFLKPDVLLLDEPTNNLDMDTITWLENELKRHEGTLLVISHDRHFLNGVVTHILDLDFQNIREFTGNYDEWYIAANLIAKQAEADRGKALKEKEELEKFIARFSANASKAKQATSRQKQLDKLDVSEIKLSSRRDPSIMFKAHREIGNEVLEVEGLSKSYDDEKVFENLTFKINKGDKIALIGTNGVGKTTLLKILMGESEADAGTFKWGQTITTSYFPQNTTDLVVGDEELPQWIQGFDPKWHIDDIRKTLGRMLFSGEEQKKKIDACSGGEKHRVMMSKMMMDASNFLVMDEPNNHLDLEAIVALGEALHNYQGGVICVSHDRELIDAFANRIIKLNEDGTMIDFEGGYEAFVEQHEQ